A window of Glycine soja cultivar W05 chromosome 2, ASM419377v2, whole genome shotgun sequence genomic DNA:
GTGCAAAAGTCTCTATGTAATGGATCCTCTCCTTTTGATGATTGCCAAGAATTACTAACTGTGCTTTGAATCGTTCTACACTTCCATAAGCTTTATGCTTTATTTTGTACACCCACTTGCAGCCAAGTGCTTTCTTTCTTGGAGGCAATTGTGTGGATGTCCAAGTTCCATTGGTCTCAAAGGCATGCATCTCACTTTTCATTGCATCTCTCCACCGACTGTCTTTCACCGCGTTAGTATAACTGACAAGTTCTTTTTCCTGTGAAATGGATGCAAGAAAAGCACGATGTGCAAGAGAAAAATGGTCTTAATTCACATAATCAGTTATGGGATAGGGTGTACCTGAGTCTGCCTTTAGAGAGGGTGAACAGTTGGATGGACTCAATCTTTTGGTGGTATTTGTCACATAATCTTGCAATCGAGTAGAAGGTTGTTTGGTTCTATGTCCTCTACCCAATAATGGCTCGGTTGGTGATATAGATGGAAACATTGTATCTTGTGTGTCCATATTTTGGAGAGTAATATCTTGTTCATCGAACCCCGCATTTGGCTCACCCCATCTATCATTCGTTGTTATATCACCACTTTCTTCAGTACCTCCTGTGTGATCCGTTTCTTCTACACCATCAGTCACATCACTAACAATTTCTTCACAACTCCAATTTTTAGGAAGAACATCTTCTTTGGTAGTAACATCAATAGAAAAAGGATACTTGGTCTCAACGAATTCAACATCTCGAGAGACAAAAATCTCTTTTGTTTCTAAGTCAAACAACTTCCACCTTTTTCTTGTCATATGGGTAGCCAATAAACACACACTTCTTATTCCTACTTGCAAATTTATCACCATTCTTTCTTTGATTATGGGCATAACATAAGGAGTCAAATATTCTCAAATGTTCATATGCAGGTTGCTACCCATATAGCATCTTATATGGAGTTTTCCCATTCAAAACAGTGGAAGGAGTTCGATTGATCAAATATGTTGCAGTTAAAATACATCCCCCCCAGAACTTAATAGGAAGATTACCTTGAAATTGCAGTGCTCGAGCCACATTCAAAATATGTCTATGTTTTCGTTCAACTCttccattttgttggggtgttcCGGTGCAAGATGTCTGAAAAATTATTCCATGatcaagaaaatatcttttcatGCATGTGAATTTTATCCCATTATTACTTGTGAACATTTTGACTTGTTTATGAAACTACCTCTCAAGCAGAGCAAAAAAATTGTGAAGCATTGTCGATACTTCTCGTTTATCAATTAATAGGTATACCCATACAGTGcatgaataatcatcaactattgTCGGGAAATAAAAATTACCACAAGTTGAAGGAGTTCTATATGGTCCCCATAAATCACAATGGAGTAATTCAAATGCATTACTAGCTTTATGTTCACTCAAAGGAAACTTCTCTATAGCCTCTTTGGCTCTAAAATAGACTTCACATGTTTTATTCACTACATTGCTAACTTTGTGTTTTCTAACCTCAGGAATCAACTGGGTGATCTTCAAGGAAGGATGTCCCAACCGTTTGTGCCACAAGTCCATGGAATGCAAACCATCAGTTTTGTAAGCTCTCACATTTCGAACCCCTATGAGGAAATAGAGCCCATCCCTCCGTTCACCTACTCCAATCAGCGTCCTCGAAATACGATCTTGCACAACATATAACTTATCAGTGAATTgaacaacatattttaattcatcCATTATCTGTGAAACAGATATCAAATTGCAATTCAATTTAGGCACATAGAGAACATTAGTAAATTTTAAGCCTCCATCTAGCACCACGCTTccttctttaattgttgttgtatgttgTCCATTAGGAAGTCCAACTGGACAACTTTGAATATCTCGTAGTTCATGCATATAATTCAGATTTCCAATCATGTGGTTGGAAGCCATTGTGTCAATTATCCATGTATTGGTATCACATTCACCTGTCATCTTGTCATTAGAGTTTGTTTTCTGAGCATTTAGTAATTCTACCAGCGTCTAGACCTGGCAAGAAAACCCGTACCCGTCTGAATCCGTCTCGACTTTGACGGGTAATACCCGAGTTGACCGGGTACAGATTCGGGTTCGGATTTTTCCCGATAACCAAAAGTCGTGTACGGGTACGAGTCTGTGATTACTACATCCGCCCCGACCCCAAACTCGGATCCACCCCGCcacttaaaatttttagaatttttgcacaatttaatcaaaaggcctagaatttttattactagttaattttattttagaattcttacataatttaatattcttttcttaacgatttttgtagacacatgcactataataaatttattgatatataagtagttaaaaataaatatttaataatctatttattttttctaaaatcaattttttaatattttctttaacaaaaaaattatatttctaattCGAATTGGGTACGGGACAGGATCGGGGATACCCGATACCCAACGGGAACGAggatgaaataataaattttaacccgtCGAGTATCAGGCATGAGAGTATGTTGGGGAGTCGGAGTCGGGGATTGGGGAGACAATATCCGTCCCCGCCCTGTCCCATTGTCGTGTCTACCAGTGTCTGCCACTAAGCCCAGTCAAACTTGAATTGTCTTTGTCTAAGATCTTGATGTCTGCACTTGTTTCACCACTGTGCATAGCATTTGTACGCACTGTTCCTCCTTTTCCTCATCGAGTTCCTGGGTCATCGTTGGAATTCAATTCCTAGGGTGATGAAGTCTTCTTCACCATCTTATGTTCTTCTTGCTTATGAGACTCATTCTTAGGAGTCTTCTCTTCATGATAACTCATTGTCACCAAATTTCAAACAGAACCTattggctctgataccataaaGGATTTtatgacaaaataattttattatgtatttcatGTTTTGCTAAGGCATAAATATATACAAGAGAGTTACAACAAAATCTCCTAAAATTGAGTTATACAAATTGATTCTCCCAACAAAACTCCTAAAATTACGTctagactaaaaataaattgatttacatGATCACAGACTAATAATataagataatataataattacatataattCCACATAGATTCTGTTATATCCTAATATCTCATCATAATATCATTAGACATACATTAGCCCAATACAGtatatattgtatttattatttctgGCTTCATTTTATATACCTATGTTTTCTCAATTAAGATAGATAGCATAAATTTACACCAAGAGATTCAACCTTGTTAGCATAAATTTATTGTTAGAtactttaaaataagttttgatagctactttaaaataagttttgatagcgaaagattaatttttatacttacTTAGAagtaattaaaactaatttggaaaaaaatggattaatttttttaaaattaaatcataataatgatttattttaaatttgtattttaaaaatgtgataaaatacgaaaaattaacctaaaatatcattttattaggttaggaaataaaaaaaataaataaatagaatatatatatatatatatatatataagtttgtcAAACATTCAAAGCGGTCATTTATATTAGATAACCGAAATATCGGTCTAACTTTAAAGACTGAAGAGCTCTATTCTAACGGGAATCGATCTGATAATTACACAATAACTCTTTTGTACATTACACTTTtatactctcttttttttttttttgctttttaaaatagttactgaaaaatattaataatgctTGCAGCTTGCTTTAACTTAATATCAcggattataaaaaaaaaaaacttaatgtctCTAcacttaattttgataaaaaagaatctctacacttaatttttttaatgaataattcTTTCAACGATATGTTTAGCTTTTAGCTTTTGAAAAGCTTTTTTATGAAAGTTTTTCTTGACGGAAATGATAATTTAACAAAAGTAAAACTATCTTATGTTTGGCTGTAGAATttcagaattatttattttatatcaggACAATTCGCCCTTAGGATTTAATAGAAATGCACCAATTAAGTTAAAAGATTTTACATtaccaattaattaaaatttattttttatatgattttaagataaatattataaaatcataaaaaatattatatataataatttgtgagTAGATAATACtatctctaattaatttttttatataagaaacaaatgaatgcattttttaacttattataagaaatataaatcaattttaaaatgtattgatcacttatttctttttgtaccattaatttattataaactttATTAGTTTATTCATTCTCTATTCAAGTTAATGCACttattaacatattaataatagagaaaaatgattatatagtgaccatataaataattttatattatcatccaatcatatcccattatttataataagattgttaatttttatgttaattactttaaaagttatatcaacgataatttatgattggatAATGGTATAAATTATGTTATACCTTCTTTGCATGCATGACCTTTAAActcttaatattaaatataagtcACTTAGGTGAAAAAAATTAGACTTTGAATTAATTACGAGTAAagtcattaattatatttattaattttttaaggaatTACATTTATtacttaaatcatttaatttgatgagtatttttagaataaaatatatttataagatagtattaattaacacaaaataattaatttaaatgtttctattgattgatgaatttcttatttattttgtaggtAAATCACCAaagtaatattataaaatatcattataggatcaatattatttataattttttacatttttcttatCTATATGAATTGAAGATGATATTATAGGATTTACAATAACTTGCACATCTtacttaaataatcaaattagacTTCCTTAACCGTgatcaatattatttatatttttttcatattatacaaagatgttttgtctttttagaacTGCCATAATCATTATCGAAAGAAAAGCACAAATGTCATGTTTATTTATtagccattttttttattaaaagaaagctCACTCAAAACTTAGTGTATAAAAGGAATTCTTGTTGCCAAGAAAAATTACATCTAATTAGGCACTTAATTTACATTGTTTCTCACACAGGTGACATCCTTCAAGTGTGGCGGTTTTGCAATTGGCATCTCTACTAGCCACACCACCTTTGATGGCCTCAGCTTCAAAACCTTTCTAGACAACATTGCTTCAATAGCCTCTAAAAAGCCCTTGGTTGTCATGCCCTGCCATGACAGGCACCTCCTAGCCGCCCGATCCCCACCATGTGTCACCTTCCCACACCCTGAGATGCTCAAGCTAAGTGACCTCCCAACATGCCCCGACTCCAACATCTTTGAGGCCTCCACCGAACAACTTGACTTCAAGGTCTTCAAACTAACATCAAACGAcatcacaaaattgaaggaagaggCTAAGAATTCTTCAACTAGTGGTGGCACAAGTACTACATGTGTCACTGGCTTTAACGTTATCACTGCCCATATATGGAGATGCAAGGCACTATCTTGCGAAGATGATAACCCTAATAGGTCATCAACTATACTATATGCTGTGGATATACGTTCAAGATTGAACCCTCCATTGCCTAAATCATACGCGGGTAACGCAGTGTTAACCGCTTATGCCACGACAAAGTGTAAGGAATTAGAAGAATTACCTTTTATGAAACTAGTTGAAATGGTGCGTGAGGGAGCAACTAGGATGACAAATGAGTATGCAAGGTCTATCATAGATTGGGGAGAGACAAACAAAGGGTGTCCCAATGGGGAGGTTTTGGTTTCTTCATGGTGGAGATTGGGGTTTGAGGAAGTGGAGTATCCGTGGGGGAAGCCAAAGTATTGTTGTCCAGTGGTGTATCATAGGAAGgatattattttgttgtttcc
This region includes:
- the LOC114383273 gene encoding fatty alcohol:caffeoyl-CoA acyltransferase-like isoform X2; the protein is MSHSVLPRNQLGDLQGRMSQPFVPQVHGMQTISFVTSFKCGGFAIGISTSHTTFDGLSFKTFLDNIASIASKKPLVVMPCHDRHLLAARSPPCVTFPHPEMLKLSDLPTCPDSNIFEASTEQLDFKVFKLTSNDITKLKEEAKNSSTSGGTSTTCVTGFNVITAHIWRCKALSCEDDNPNRSSTILYAVDIRSRLNPPLPKSYAGNAVLTAYATTKCKELEELPFMKLVEMVREGATRMTNEYARSIIDWGETNKGCPNGEVLVSSWWRLGFEEVEYPWGKPKYCCPVVYHRKDIILLFPPIDGGGGVSIIVALPPKEMEKFYGLFNKFLTLD
- the LOC114383273 gene encoding omega-hydroxypalmitate O-feruloyl transferase-like isoform X1 encodes the protein MRSSNNNHDAPPPPPLLQDLKVIIHNASMIFPSKEIERKSLFLSNIDKVLSFDVETVHFFGAHKDFPPRVVNERLKNALEDALVVYDFLGGRLKLNFDTKRLEMDCNSEGAGFVVASSEYNLDQIGDLDYPNPAFAQLVQKNKDFLKHGDVPLCVAQVTSFKCGGFAIGISTSHTTFDGLSFKTFLDNIASIASKKPLVVMPCHDRHLLAARSPPCVTFPHPEMLKLSDLPTCPDSNIFEASTEQLDFKVFKLTSNDITKLKEEAKNSSTSGGTSTTCVTGFNVITAHIWRCKALSCEDDNPNRSSTILYAVDIRSRLNPPLPKSYAGNAVLTAYATTKCKELEELPFMKLVEMVREGATRMTNEYARSIIDWGETNKGCPNGEVLVSSWWRLGFEEVEYPWGKPKYCCPVVYHRKDIILLFPPIDGGGGVSIIVALPPKEMEKFYGLFNKFLTLD